One region of Oryza glaberrima chromosome 7, OglaRS2, whole genome shotgun sequence genomic DNA includes:
- the LOC127778645 gene encoding uncharacterized protein LOC127778645 isoform X1: MAVSSPDRRRNWLRGHRKQIIGDYLAEARAALAAAAAAPLDGEGGEHSAATAALGLVEAVLEMSPRMEAALELRARSLLALRRYRAVADMLRDYIPSCTKPCSADDTSSSSSSSSSSSSSCSSASRTDLLSPARDRFDAASAASRFLCCFDISDLKHRVLAGFSKNTSADTQWRYLVLGQACFHLGLMEDAAALLQTGRRLASAAFRRESVCWSEDSFSPSNLTANAISAPASRRASKSGAAGSEAESVSQLLAHVKLLLRRRAAAVAALDADLPAEAVRHFSKVLDARRGVLPHPFATACLVGRAEALRSSGRAADAIADCNRALALDPAFIPALRSRADLLESVGALSDCLRDLEHLKLLYDAALRDGKLPGPTWRPQGGVRFSEIAGAHRALTPRIQQLRGRVAGGEACSVDYYALLGVRRGCTRSELERAHLLLTLKLRPDRCASFAERLELVDEHRDLDAVRDQARMSALSLYRMLQKGYSFIMSVVQDEEAAERQRAKDAAAATAAAALAREQEETAAVPEKAKISSVSVPSTNVQVQVTQAAAMPTAAMAAAAAMGSPVFQGVFCRDMAVVGTLLSRGGFDRPIPVKCEAMSC; the protein is encoded by the exons ATGGCGGTGTCCTCGCCGGACAGGAGAAGGAATTGGCTCCGCGGACACCGAAAG CAGATCATCGGAGACTACCTCGCCGAGGCTCGGgctgctctcgccgccgccgccgccgcgccgctggaTGGGGAAGGTGGCGAGCACTcagcggccacggcggcgcttGGACTAGTGGAAGCGGTGCTAGAGATGTCGCCGCGCATGGAGGCCGCTCTCGAGCTCCGGGCGCGCTCTCTCCTCGCGCTCCGCCGctaccgcgccgtcgccgacatGCTCCGCGACTACATCCCCAGCTGCACCAAGCCCTGCTCCGCCGATgatacctcctcttcctcctcctcctcctcctcctcctcctcctcttgctcctccgcctcccgcacTGACCTTCTCTCGCCTGCCCGTGACCGCTTCgacgctgcctccgccgcctcccgcttcCTCTGCTGCTTCGACATTTCCGACCTCAAGCACCGCGTCCTCGCCGGCTTCTCCAAGAACACCAGCGCCGACACCCAGTGGAGGTACTTGGTCTTGGGCCAAGCTTGCTTCCACCTCGGATTAATGGAGGACGCCGCCGCACTGCTCCagaccggccgccgcctcgcctcggccGCGTTCCGACGGGAGAGCGTCTGCTGGTCGGAGGACAGCTTCTCGCCGTCCAACCTCACGGCCAACGCTATCTCCGCGCCGGCGAGTCGAAGAGCCTCCAAGTCCGGCGCGGCGGGAAGCGAGGCGGAGTCCGTGTCGCAGCTCCTCGCGCACGTCAAGCTCCTGctccgccggcgcgccgccgcggtggcggcgctggacgCGGACCTCCCCGCCGAGGCCGTGCGCCATTTCTCCAAGGTGCTCGACGCGCGCCGTGGCGTGCTCCCGCACCCGTTCGCGACCGCCTGCCTCGTCGGCCGCGCCGAGGCGCTCCGTTCCAGCGGGCGGGCagccgacgccatcgccgacTGCAACCGCGCGCTCGCGCTTGACCCGGCGTTCATCCCGGCGCTGCGCTCGCGCGCCGACCTTCTCGAGTCGGTAGGGGCGCTCAGCGACTGCCTCCGCGACCTGGAGCACCTCAAGCTCCTCTACGACGCGGCGCTCCGCGACGGCAAGCTGCCGGGGCCGACATGGCGGCCCCAGGGCGGCGTTCGCTTCAGTGAGATCGCCGGCGCGCACCGCGCGCTGACCCCACGCATCCAGCAGCTCCGCGGgcgcgtggccggcggcgaggcgtgcaGCGTGGACTACTACGCCCTCCTCGGTGTGCGCCGCGGTTGCACGCGGTCGGAGCTGGAGCGCGCGCACCTCCTCCTGACGCTGAAGCTCAGGCCCGACCGGTGCGCGTCGTTCGCCGAGAGGCTGGAGCTCGTGGACGAGCACCGCGACCTGGACGCCGTGCGCGACCAGGCGCGCATGTCGGCGCTGTCGCTGTACCGCATGCTGCAGAAGGGCTACTCGTTCATCATGTCCGTCGTGCAGGACGAGGAGGCCGCAGAGAGACAGAGGGccaaggacgccgccgccgccaccgccgcggcagcGTTGGCGCGCGAGCAAGAAGagaccgccgccgtgccggagaAGGCCAAGATCAGTAGTGTTAGTGTGCCTAGCACGAATGTTCAGGTTCAGGTAACTCAGGCAGCAGCAATGCCAACAgctgccatggcggcggcggcggcgatgggaagTCCGGTGTTCCAGGGCGTGTTCTGCCGCGACATGGCGGTGGTGGGGACCCTGCTGTCCCGTGGCGGGTTCGACCGGCCGATACCGGTGAAGTGCGAGGCGATGAGCTGCTGA
- the LOC127778645 gene encoding uncharacterized protein LOC127778645 isoform X2 has translation MAVSSPDRRRNWLRGHRKIIGDYLAEARAALAAAAAAPLDGEGGEHSAATAALGLVEAVLEMSPRMEAALELRARSLLALRRYRAVADMLRDYIPSCTKPCSADDTSSSSSSSSSSSSSCSSASRTDLLSPARDRFDAASAASRFLCCFDISDLKHRVLAGFSKNTSADTQWRYLVLGQACFHLGLMEDAAALLQTGRRLASAAFRRESVCWSEDSFSPSNLTANAISAPASRRASKSGAAGSEAESVSQLLAHVKLLLRRRAAAVAALDADLPAEAVRHFSKVLDARRGVLPHPFATACLVGRAEALRSSGRAADAIADCNRALALDPAFIPALRSRADLLESVGALSDCLRDLEHLKLLYDAALRDGKLPGPTWRPQGGVRFSEIAGAHRALTPRIQQLRGRVAGGEACSVDYYALLGVRRGCTRSELERAHLLLTLKLRPDRCASFAERLELVDEHRDLDAVRDQARMSALSLYRMLQKGYSFIMSVVQDEEAAERQRAKDAAAATAAAALAREQEETAAVPEKAKISSVSVPSTNVQVQVTQAAAMPTAAMAAAAAMGSPVFQGVFCRDMAVVGTLLSRGGFDRPIPVKCEAMSC, from the exons ATGGCGGTGTCCTCGCCGGACAGGAGAAGGAATTGGCTCCGCGGACACCGAAAG ATCATCGGAGACTACCTCGCCGAGGCTCGGgctgctctcgccgccgccgccgccgcgccgctggaTGGGGAAGGTGGCGAGCACTcagcggccacggcggcgcttGGACTAGTGGAAGCGGTGCTAGAGATGTCGCCGCGCATGGAGGCCGCTCTCGAGCTCCGGGCGCGCTCTCTCCTCGCGCTCCGCCGctaccgcgccgtcgccgacatGCTCCGCGACTACATCCCCAGCTGCACCAAGCCCTGCTCCGCCGATgatacctcctcttcctcctcctcctcctcctcctcctcctcctcttgctcctccgcctcccgcacTGACCTTCTCTCGCCTGCCCGTGACCGCTTCgacgctgcctccgccgcctcccgcttcCTCTGCTGCTTCGACATTTCCGACCTCAAGCACCGCGTCCTCGCCGGCTTCTCCAAGAACACCAGCGCCGACACCCAGTGGAGGTACTTGGTCTTGGGCCAAGCTTGCTTCCACCTCGGATTAATGGAGGACGCCGCCGCACTGCTCCagaccggccgccgcctcgcctcggccGCGTTCCGACGGGAGAGCGTCTGCTGGTCGGAGGACAGCTTCTCGCCGTCCAACCTCACGGCCAACGCTATCTCCGCGCCGGCGAGTCGAAGAGCCTCCAAGTCCGGCGCGGCGGGAAGCGAGGCGGAGTCCGTGTCGCAGCTCCTCGCGCACGTCAAGCTCCTGctccgccggcgcgccgccgcggtggcggcgctggacgCGGACCTCCCCGCCGAGGCCGTGCGCCATTTCTCCAAGGTGCTCGACGCGCGCCGTGGCGTGCTCCCGCACCCGTTCGCGACCGCCTGCCTCGTCGGCCGCGCCGAGGCGCTCCGTTCCAGCGGGCGGGCagccgacgccatcgccgacTGCAACCGCGCGCTCGCGCTTGACCCGGCGTTCATCCCGGCGCTGCGCTCGCGCGCCGACCTTCTCGAGTCGGTAGGGGCGCTCAGCGACTGCCTCCGCGACCTGGAGCACCTCAAGCTCCTCTACGACGCGGCGCTCCGCGACGGCAAGCTGCCGGGGCCGACATGGCGGCCCCAGGGCGGCGTTCGCTTCAGTGAGATCGCCGGCGCGCACCGCGCGCTGACCCCACGCATCCAGCAGCTCCGCGGgcgcgtggccggcggcgaggcgtgcaGCGTGGACTACTACGCCCTCCTCGGTGTGCGCCGCGGTTGCACGCGGTCGGAGCTGGAGCGCGCGCACCTCCTCCTGACGCTGAAGCTCAGGCCCGACCGGTGCGCGTCGTTCGCCGAGAGGCTGGAGCTCGTGGACGAGCACCGCGACCTGGACGCCGTGCGCGACCAGGCGCGCATGTCGGCGCTGTCGCTGTACCGCATGCTGCAGAAGGGCTACTCGTTCATCATGTCCGTCGTGCAGGACGAGGAGGCCGCAGAGAGACAGAGGGccaaggacgccgccgccgccaccgccgcggcagcGTTGGCGCGCGAGCAAGAAGagaccgccgccgtgccggagaAGGCCAAGATCAGTAGTGTTAGTGTGCCTAGCACGAATGTTCAGGTTCAGGTAACTCAGGCAGCAGCAATGCCAACAgctgccatggcggcggcggcggcgatgggaagTCCGGTGTTCCAGGGCGTGTTCTGCCGCGACATGGCGGTGGTGGGGACCCTGCTGTCCCGTGGCGGGTTCGACCGGCCGATACCGGTGAAGTGCGAGGCGATGAGCTGCTGA